One genomic region from Apodemus sylvaticus chromosome 1, mApoSyl1.1, whole genome shotgun sequence encodes:
- the LOC127679847 gene encoding olfactory receptor 491, with product MEPGNHTTVTEFILLGLTDDPTLCVIFFIFFLVIYIVTLVGNFSIINLVRSFSQLQTPMYMFLSHLAFVDIGYSTSVTPVMLIGFFVHGTALPVHACEAQLCSVVTFGTAECFLLAAMAYDRYVAICSPLLYSTHMSSQICHLLVGASYVGGCVNAWTFTGCLLSLSFCEANQVDHFFCDFSPLLKLSCSDVSIIGIIPSISAGSIIVLTVFVIAVSYIYILITILKMHSTEGRHKAFSTCTSHLTAVTLYYGTITFIYVMPKSSYSTKQNRVVSLFYTVVIPMLNPLIYSLRNRDVKEALRKATVRIYS from the coding sequence ATGGAGCCTGGAAACCACACTACAGTGACAGAGTTCATCCTTTTGGGGTTAACAGATGATCCTACACTCTGTGTCATcttcttcatattttttcttgtaatataCATTGTTACCTTAGTAGGAAATTTCAGCATAATAAATTTAGTAAGAAGCTTTTCCCAGCTCCAAACTCCCATGTAcatgtttcttagccatttggcTTTTGTGGACATTGGCTATTCCACATCAGTTACACCTGTAATGTTGATAGGATTCTTTGTACATGGAACAGCCCTCCCTGTGCATGCTTGTGAAGCACAACTCTGTTCTGTTGTGACTTTTGGGACAGCTGAATGCTTCTTGTTGGCTGCTATGGCCTATGACAGATATGTAGCTATCTGCTCACCCTTACTCTACTCTACACATATGTCTTCCCAAATCTGCCACCTCTTGGTTGGAGCCTCCTATGTGGGTGGCTGTGTGAATGCCTGGACATTTACTGGTTGTTTGTTAAGTCTGTCCTTTTGTGAAGCAAATCAGGTAGATCACTTCTTCTGTGATTTCTCCCCTTTGTTGAAACTTTCGTGCTCAGATGTCTCCATTATTGGAATaattccctccatctctgctggTTCCATTATTGTACTAACAGTGTTTGTCATAGCTGTCTCCTACATCTACATACTTATCACCATTCTGAAAATGCATTCAACTGAGGGCCGCCACAAGGCCTTCTCCACCTGCACCTCCCATCTCACTGCAGTCACTCTCTACTATGGGACTATTACCTTCATTTATGTAATGCCCAAGTCCAGCTACTCAACTAAGCAGAACAGGGTGGTATCTCTGTTCTATACAGTGGTAATCCCCATGTTGAACCCCCTTATCTATAGTTTAAGGAACAGAGATGTAAAGGAGGCCTTGAGGAAGGCAACTGTCAGAATATATTCATAG